A single window of Hyla sarda isolate aHylSar1 chromosome 2, aHylSar1.hap1, whole genome shotgun sequence DNA harbors:
- the LOC130357923 gene encoding triggering receptor expressed on myeloid cells 2-like codes for MDKYFSLIFTMILMGMSGWCMAKDIMVYSGQLGETLNIVCPYQQRVDRWKKKVWCKEDDVGFCQLVVSVQPYWMKFTKRINGNTDISDNHHEGFITINMTNLQKSDAGVYQCRTVTFGDVSTLQWIQIQVHENHMDGNVSAQYSISGSPSETQIPVMLVVTGSFLISFKLLLLGLLYIWWKRHKASYSTSVDLEQFSTPLSAGYSDAEHSLPNTREDTNYCPLYINYVYMGHLNQGH; via the exons ATGGACAAATACTTCTCACTCATCTTCACTATGATTTTAATGG GTATGTCAGGCTGGTGTATGGCAAAAGATATCATGGTGTATTCAGGACAGCTAGGAGAAACACTTAATATTGTTTGTCCATATCAGCAACGCGTAGATCGTTGGAAGAAGAAGGTATGGTGTAAGGAAGATGATGTCGGTTTTTGTCAGCTTGTTGTTAGTGTTCAACCCTACTGGATGAAGTTCACCAAAAGAATAAATGGGAACACTGATATTTCTGACAATCATCATGAGGGTTTTATCACAATCAATATGACAAATCTACAAAAATCCGATGCTGGTGTTTACCAGTGTAGAACggttacatttggagatgttagCACTCTACAATGGATCCAAATACAAGTGCATGAAAACCATATGGATGGAAATGTTTCGGCACAGTACAGCATATCTGG GTCACCAAGTGAAACACAAATTCCTGTAATGCTGGTTGTTACTGGAAGCTTCCTCATCTCATTCAAGTTACTTCTTCTGGGACTCCTCTACATTTGGTGGAAAAGACATAAAGC CTCCTACTCAACCAGTGTGGACCTAGAACAGTTTTCTACTCCTTTATCTGCTGGATATTCCGATGCTGAACATTCCCTTCCCAATACCAGAGAGGATACAAATTATTGTCCACTGTATATTAATTATGTTTATATGGGGCACCTAAACCAAGGACATTGA